From a region of the Synechococcus sp. PCC 7502 genome:
- the hslO gene encoding Hsp33 family molecular chaperone HslO, with product MGDHLIRATAANGGIKAVAVTTTNLTAEARRRHKMSKITTKALGQTMTAALLLASGMKQPQARVSIRINSDGDLGLVFADAGFDGTVRGYVDQPQLESAVLGQNGSLQVIRDVGYGNPYSGNVEIVSSEVSENITYYLVSSEQIPSALLTGVLTDDRGVDVAGGLLLQIMPQARRDHNLLEVLDSRVRSLSEFTSLLKQGMSLRQILEDLLGDIELNILPEVQPVKFKCRCTFDRVLGALRMFGVEELRDMINEDHGAEAICQFCSEVYRADRFDLEKIILNLQASSQSS from the coding sequence ATTGGCGATCACTTAATCCGTGCAACTGCTGCAAATGGAGGCATCAAAGCTGTAGCAGTTACTACTACGAACTTGACCGCAGAGGCTCGTCGTCGCCATAAAATGTCTAAAATTACAACAAAAGCTCTAGGACAAACCATGACTGCTGCCCTATTACTGGCATCAGGAATGAAGCAACCCCAAGCCCGAGTTAGTATCCGTATAAATAGTGATGGGGATTTAGGTTTAGTGTTCGCTGATGCGGGTTTTGATGGCACTGTGCGTGGATATGTGGATCAGCCTCAACTTGAATCTGCCGTTCTTGGTCAGAATGGCTCCCTCCAGGTGATTAGGGACGTGGGCTATGGCAATCCCTACTCAGGAAATGTGGAAATTGTTTCTAGTGAAGTGAGTGAAAATATTACCTATTACCTAGTTTCCTCAGAGCAAATACCTTCTGCTTTGCTAACTGGGGTATTAACTGATGATCGTGGCGTAGATGTTGCAGGGGGATTACTTTTACAAATTATGCCTCAAGCCCGCAGAGATCATAATCTCCTTGAAGTTTTAGACAGTCGCGTTAGAAGCTTAAGTGAATTTACCTCTCTTTTGAAACAGGGTATGTCCTTGCGCCAAATTCTGGAAGATTTGCTAGGGGATATAGAGTTAAATATTTTACCTGAAGTCCAACCAGTTAAATTCAAGTGTCGCTGCACTTTTGATCGAGTGTTGGGAGCGTTGCGAATGTTTGGTGTGGAAGAGCTTAGGGATATGATTAATGAAGATCATGGGGCTGAGGCAATTTGCCAGTTTTGTTCGGAAGTTTATCGAGCCGATCGCTTTGACTTAGAGAAAATAATTCTCAACCTCCAAGCCTCATCTCAGTCTTCATAA
- a CDS encoding transposase: MLNPYSSSLTDKEWEIIEPLLPKKKQTRPPTWTKRQILDGILYQLKNGCNWRDMPRDLPPFSTVYRYYKEWKDTGTFTAIMEALHATAREQSKKIKMDNFNHH, encoded by the coding sequence ATGCTAAATCCATACTCAAGTAGCCTAACAGATAAAGAATGGGAAATTATAGAACCATTGCTCCCAAAGAAAAAGCAAACTAGACCGCCAACATGGACAAAAAGACAAATTTTAGACGGCATACTCTACCAACTCAAAAACGGTTGTAATTGGCGAGATATGCCCCGAGACTTACCACCATTCTCTACAGTGTATCGATACTACAAGGAGTGGAAAGATACAGGTACATTTACTGCGATTATGGAAGCTTTGCATGCAACAGCCCGTGAACAGTCAAAAAAAATCAAAATGGACAACTTTAATCATCATTGA
- a CDS encoding transposase, whose amino-acid sequence MNSQKKSKWTTLIIIDSQAVKNTCNASIESKGFCSYKATNGIKRHLAVDTLGFPFFTYLTRANVSDDQGLIEMLTINIDYFKSKPDDITLTTILLDSGYHIEKLIQELEKIYPEIMTKIRFEISPKVSKQQKAEKGLSGFVVVPTRWVIERSNAWVERCKILVKNFERTLVNATAKLNLCFIRLMLKRIATHEI is encoded by the coding sequence GTGAACAGTCAAAAAAAATCAAAATGGACAACTTTAATCATCATTGACTCACAAGCAGTGAAAAATACTTGTAATGCAAGTATAGAATCCAAGGGCTTCTGCTCCTACAAAGCAACTAACGGGATCAAAAGACATTTAGCCGTTGACACTCTGGGATTTCCTTTCTTTACCTATTTAACAAGAGCAAATGTATCAGATGACCAAGGACTGATTGAGATGTTAACGATTAACATTGATTACTTCAAATCGAAACCAGATGACATTACGCTAACTACGATATTGCTGGATAGTGGTTATCATATCGAGAAACTGATCCAAGAACTAGAGAAGATATATCCTGAGATTATGACTAAGATTAGGTTTGAAATTTCTCCTAAGGTATCAAAGCAACAGAAGGCAGAAAAAGGTCTGTCTGGGTTTGTAGTTGTGCCGACAAGGTGGGTAATTGAAAGGTCAAATGCTTGGGTTGAAAGATGCAAAATCTTAGTTAAGAACTTTGAGAGAACTCTCGTTAATGCTACAGCTAAACTCAATCTTTGCTTTATTCGTTTGATGCTAAAAAGAATTGCTACTCATGAGATATGA
- a CDS encoding nuclease-related domain-containing protein: protein MTIQTYRTQPYTTTHENRIFDALLGKLEEVWGNSEDIVLLLGNFHCQGSEIDAAILKKDSITVIDFKDYGGIIKFSENGKWFADTVEIRGGSKPNPYIQIKHNKFALLESLERITFPSGNQPNLGHISGLVLFHKSIAFEDSQLPPNIERWFHVVDFDHVIERLSQITSRGISLSNQDLEYIAKTLSIQEYKPVGSRVKAVSNSTKVVDTDVKELPIYFQGVISQIENFLESSERILTISGMIGTGLEKLIDVIASKALEKSRNYSVLAPNRRLATHYLVEADSIYTHIYSRNPKLDNEKFIYALTDNKDTEKQLYIIGDAHLISDSKFETDDSRYGSGQILTDLLSFINLKESERQVIFLGDPFQITRGKADESALCNERLHSVTGFQVNEVMLDSIFPEKENDLFVLNCLKLAKRINEKIFNQMDIATDGIKLIESPSKQISKHQLIQDLFFKDSISTKFIAFSNSEVNQFNNWLRQNIFKRGNSISSGDIVHIHNCFSLENKDDFERPIYRACFISHE from the coding sequence ATGACTATCCAAACATATCGAACACAACCTTACACAACAACGCATGAAAATCGTATATTCGATGCGTTATTAGGCAAGCTAGAAGAAGTTTGGGGTAACTCAGAAGATATTGTTCTTCTTCTGGGCAATTTTCATTGTCAAGGCTCTGAGATTGATGCAGCAATTTTGAAGAAAGACAGCATTACTGTTATTGACTTCAAAGACTATGGGGGGATTATTAAATTTTCAGAAAATGGTAAGTGGTTCGCAGATACTGTTGAAATTAGAGGTGGTAGCAAGCCAAATCCATATATTCAAATTAAACACAACAAATTTGCACTACTTGAAAGCTTAGAGAGAATTACTTTCCCTTCTGGTAACCAGCCAAATCTGGGGCATATATCTGGGCTAGTGCTTTTTCACAAATCTATTGCGTTTGAAGATAGCCAACTACCTCCCAACATTGAAAGGTGGTTTCACGTAGTTGATTTTGACCATGTAATAGAGCGGTTATCACAAATTACTAGCCGTGGAATTAGTTTGTCAAATCAAGATTTAGAGTACATTGCAAAGACATTATCTATCCAAGAGTATAAACCAGTAGGATCAAGAGTTAAAGCAGTTAGTAATTCGACAAAAGTAGTTGATACAGATGTAAAAGAATTACCTATCTATTTTCAAGGTGTAATTTCTCAAATTGAAAATTTTCTAGAATCATCAGAACGAATTTTAACCATTTCTGGAATGATTGGAACTGGTTTAGAGAAATTAATTGATGTTATTGCTTCTAAAGCATTAGAAAAAAGTCGAAACTATTCTGTCCTTGCACCTAATCGTCGTCTAGCCACACATTATTTAGTCGAAGCAGACAGTATTTATACTCATATCTATTCGCGAAATCCAAAGCTTGACAACGAAAAATTTATCTATGCACTAACTGATAACAAGGATACTGAAAAGCAGCTTTACATTATTGGTGATGCCCATTTGATTTCAGATTCAAAGTTTGAGACGGATGATTCGCGCTACGGCAGTGGTCAGATCCTGACAGATCTTCTTAGTTTTATCAACCTCAAAGAGTCGGAACGACAAGTTATTTTTCTTGGAGATCCATTTCAAATAACAAGAGGTAAAGCAGATGAGTCAGCCCTATGTAACGAACGACTGCACTCTGTTACTGGTTTTCAAGTAAATGAGGTTATGCTTGATTCTATTTTCCCTGAGAAAGAGAATGATTTGTTTGTTCTTAACTGTTTAAAGTTAGCAAAGCGCATAAATGAAAAGATATTCAATCAAATGGATATTGCTACTGATGGGATAAAACTTATTGAATCTCCATCCAAACAAATCTCTAAGCATCAATTAATCCAAGACTTATTCTTTAAAGATTCAATATCTACAAAGTTTATTGCCTTTTCCAATTCAGAAGTTAATCAGTTCAATAATTGGTTAAGACAAAATATTTTTAAACGTGGCAATAGTATCAGTTCAGGTGATATTGTACATATCCACAACTGTTTTTCTTTAGAAAATAAAGATGATTTTGAACGTCCTATTTATAGAGCCTGTTTCATATCTCATGAGTAG
- a CDS encoding ATP-binding domain-containing protein, translated as MQRLKGRENSITIPFLRLKVKLLQSPKEIEFFCLKNYLYADKPELDKDTLIALFVSTKTKFDRYRKNNNLGNVDESNYSFELSNFLRNDPYFNAARLRFGYALTLHRAQGQQFKTVFANMDIEQGKISEFYFRWVYTLLSIEPVSYLMSSNSF; from the coding sequence GTGCAACGTCTTAAAGGACGCGAAAATTCTATTACAATTCCTTTTTTGCGACTTAAAGTAAAATTGCTTCAAAGTCCAAAAGAGATTGAGTTTTTCTGCCTCAAGAACTATCTGTATGCTGATAAGCCTGAACTTGATAAGGATACTCTTATAGCACTATTTGTTTCTACAAAAACAAAGTTTGATAGATATCGGAAGAATAATAATTTAGGTAATGTAGATGAATCCAACTATAGTTTTGAATTATCCAATTTTCTGCGTAATGATCCCTATTTTAATGCTGCTAGATTAAGATTTGGATATGCACTAACTTTACATCGCGCTCAAGGACAACAATTCAAAACTGTCTTTGCAAATATGGATATCGAGCAAGGTAAGATAAGTGAGTTTTATTTTCGTTGGGTTTACACTTTACTTTCTATAGAGCCTGTTTCATATCTCATGAGTAGCAATTCTTTTTAG
- a CDS encoding vitamin K epoxide reductase family protein, with the protein MRQSRTEPWIQRWAGLIILILALFGASLTSYLTVTHFFGAAPALCTANAGEGCDLVLNSEYAKIFGIPLTIFGALGYLTIAGLAAIPLVIKPENLKEKQKLKQQTSLLLFIVSTATVVFSGYLMYLLAFEIKTACIYCITSALTVTSIWLLNLFSREWEDSGQLIFTGLIVGAIVLVGTLGIYSSQNKQAFIPQTYAGRLAQHLTTAGSKMYGAFWCPHCREQKELFGEAVKAVPYVECATNQANPRVQSAECRSKQIESYPTWEIGGKLYPGVKQLDELAKLSNYQSAN; encoded by the coding sequence ATGCGGCAATCACGAACTGAACCTTGGATACAGCGATGGGCGGGACTAATTATCCTGATTCTAGCTCTATTTGGGGCATCTCTAACTAGCTATTTGACCGTTACCCATTTCTTTGGTGCTGCTCCTGCACTATGTACTGCCAATGCTGGAGAAGGGTGTGATTTAGTTCTGAATAGTGAATATGCCAAGATTTTTGGTATTCCTTTAACTATTTTTGGTGCCTTAGGCTATTTAACCATAGCAGGGCTTGCCGCCATACCTTTAGTGATTAAACCTGAAAACTTAAAAGAAAAGCAGAAGCTTAAGCAACAGACATCTTTACTACTATTTATAGTCTCTACCGCTACGGTGGTTTTTAGTGGCTATTTAATGTATCTTTTAGCTTTTGAAATCAAGACTGCCTGTATTTACTGTATTACCTCCGCTTTGACGGTAACTTCAATTTGGTTACTTAATTTATTCAGCCGTGAGTGGGAAGATAGCGGGCAGTTGATATTTACGGGTTTAATTGTCGGGGCGATCGTCTTAGTCGGAACCCTAGGAATATATTCTAGTCAAAACAAACAGGCATTTATTCCCCAGACATACGCAGGTAGACTAGCACAACATCTAACCACGGCGGGATCAAAGATGTATGGCGCATTTTGGTGTCCTCATTGTCGAGAACAAAAAGAATTGTTTGGTGAAGCTGTAAAAGCAGTTCCCTATGTGGAATGTGCCACGAATCAAGCCAATCCTAGGGTGCAATCAGCAGAATGCCGCAGTAAGCAAATTGAGAGCTATCCCACTTGGGAAATTGGCGGTAAGTTATATCCGGGGGTGAAACAACTTGATGAGTTAGCAAAATTATCTAACTATCAGTCCGCTAATTAA
- a CDS encoding transposase: protein MLNPYSSSLTDKEWEIIEPLLPKKKQTRPPTWTKRQILDGILYQLKNGCNWRDMPRDLPAFSTVYRYYKEWKDTGTFTAIMETLHSTAREQSKKIKMDNFNHH from the coding sequence ATGCTAAATCCATACTCAAGTAGCCTAACAGATAAAGAATGGGAAATTATAGAACCATTGCTCCCAAAGAAAAAGCAAACTAGACCGCCAACTTGGACAAAAAGACAAATTTTAGACGGCATACTCTACCAACTCAAAAACGGTTGTAATTGGCGAGATATGCCCCGAGACTTACCAGCATTCTCTACAGTCTATCGATACTACAAGGAGTGGAAAGATACAGGTACATTTACTGCGATTATGGAAACCTTGCATTCAACAGCCCGTGAACAGTCAAAAAAAATCAAAATGGACAACTTTAATCATCATTGA